A part of Desulfobacterales bacterium genomic DNA contains:
- a CDS encoding putative quinol monooxygenase, producing MIVIAAKFKVKPGKKHAFMNLAQVVIACSRQEKRCISYNLYVGAEDSDTFLFFEEWESQDAIEMHFKEPHFVEFSLKNKDMIDGKMDVNIYEAERK from the coding sequence ATGATTGTGATTGCGGCAAAATTCAAAGTAAAACCTGGGAAAAAGCATGCTTTTATGAACTTGGCACAGGTTGTGATCGCATGCTCCCGACAGGAGAAAAGATGTATCAGTTATAATCTTTATGTGGGGGCTGAGGATTCAGATACATTTCTGTTCTTTGAGGAATGGGAAAGCCAGGATGCGATTGAAATGCATTTTAAGGAGCCTCATTTTGTTGAATTTTCTCTTAAGAACAAAGATATGATTGACGGAAAGATGGACGTAAACATCTATGAAGCCGAAAGGAAATAA
- a CDS encoding FAD-dependent oxidoreductase, giving the protein MKNRRNFDAIVVGAGPAGSTAAMVMAQKGLNVVLIERGEYPGAKNVSGGALYDTQLLERLYPDFYREAAVERHISRRILGMMSPDHLLTMDFRCDHFSKAPYSGFTVLRPKLDQWLARKAVDAGVLLITDTVVDGLIKKEGMVTGVCTRCPQGELYANVVIAADGVNSLLAKQAGLQRTFRADEISLGVKEIIELDRSRIDERFQLNANEGAAYEIVGSVTKDVNGGAFLYTNGSSISIGVITQLSSLVEKREKAYEFLECFKQHRSIRPLIRGGVVKEYSAHLIPEGGWDMFPRRYAPGLIVVGDAVGFVLVTGYYLQGMNYAMASGEAAAKTVLKASSDADYSASSLARYETFLDEHNILKDFKKFRRTPHFLNNERVQNVYPDMICRTAEHIFKCKGEKEKLWRQISSVIKQSPVSWWRILRDLYEGGRAIGW; this is encoded by the coding sequence ATGAAAAACCGTAGGAATTTTGATGCGATTGTGGTTGGAGCAGGGCCTGCCGGGTCAACCGCAGCAATGGTTATGGCTCAAAAGGGTTTAAATGTTGTTCTGATTGAGCGCGGCGAATATCCGGGTGCAAAAAATGTTTCCGGAGGCGCGTTGTATGATACGCAGCTGCTGGAACGGTTATATCCGGATTTTTACAGGGAAGCAGCTGTTGAGCGGCATATATCCAGACGGATATTGGGGATGATGTCACCGGATCATTTATTGACCATGGATTTCAGGTGCGATCATTTTTCAAAAGCACCATATAGCGGCTTTACGGTCTTACGTCCCAAGCTGGATCAGTGGCTGGCCCGCAAAGCCGTGGACGCGGGTGTGTTGTTGATTACGGATACCGTTGTGGATGGGTTGATAAAAAAAGAGGGGATGGTGACAGGGGTTTGTACCCGATGCCCTCAAGGAGAGCTTTACGCAAACGTGGTTATTGCCGCAGATGGAGTAAATTCATTGCTGGCCAAACAGGCGGGTTTACAGAGAACGTTTCGTGCGGATGAGATTTCATTGGGAGTCAAGGAAATTATAGAGCTGGATCGGTCACGGATTGATGAAAGATTCCAGCTGAATGCCAATGAGGGCGCTGCATATGAAATCGTCGGATCAGTTACCAAAGACGTTAATGGCGGCGCTTTTTTGTATACGAATGGCTCGAGTATCTCCATCGGTGTCATAACACAACTGTCATCACTCGTGGAGAAAAGAGAAAAAGCGTATGAATTTCTGGAATGTTTCAAACAGCACCGATCGATCAGGCCATTGATCCGGGGCGGAGTCGTGAAGGAATATTCGGCTCATTTGATACCGGAAGGCGGTTGGGATATGTTTCCTCGTCGTTATGCTCCGGGGTTGATTGTTGTTGGTGATGCCGTCGGGTTTGTGCTGGTGACTGGATACTATCTTCAGGGCATGAATTATGCCATGGCTTCGGGTGAAGCCGCAGCAAAAACGGTTTTAAAAGCTTCATCGGATGCAGATTATTCGGCATCGAGTCTGGCACGGTATGAAACATTTCTGGATGAGCACAACATTTTGAAAGATTTCAAGAAATTTAGAAGAACACCGCATTTCTTGAATAATGAGCGTGTTCAGAATGTATACCCTGATATGATTTGCAGAACAGCAGAGCATATTTTCAAGTGCAAGGGGGAAAAAGAGAAACTTTGGCGTCAGATATCATCCGTAATCAAACAATCTCCGGTGTCGTGGTGGCGTATTTTAAGGGATCTGTATGAAGGCGGGAGGGCAATAGGATGGTAA
- a CDS encoding electron transfer flavoprotein subunit alpha/FixB family protein has translation MTKDIWIISENNESEITDLTKELLGIGKTLKGKTGGKVCAVTFGKYQKPIMDQLAEYGAECIYWVKDTNLSNYNSELYLNNLEYLLKNNPPKLLLVGMTYNGREVASLLSARLMIYFIPGCIFAKVLDSHHVEAARWICNGEAQEQTVVETENTLILGFPPDTRGIEALDGSTKPEIISVESVCRNDARITHLNFIASNYHEIDLTEADIVISGGNGAGDSRTYEQLWELGELMEVPVGGSRMAQDKGWISSDRMVGASGKILRSSLYLAFGISGAIQHVMGIKDCKKIVAVNTDSNADIMKIADLAAVGDVHKILPDLIRKLRERKELHKKQG, from the coding sequence ATGACAAAAGATATTTGGATTATATCTGAGAATAATGAAAGCGAAATAACGGATTTGACGAAAGAGCTGCTCGGAATCGGAAAAACACTGAAGGGGAAAACCGGAGGTAAGGTTTGCGCGGTTACATTCGGCAAGTATCAAAAGCCCATCATGGATCAATTGGCCGAATACGGCGCCGAATGCATTTACTGGGTAAAGGATACAAACCTGTCGAATTACAATTCGGAGTTATACCTGAATAATCTGGAATATCTGTTAAAGAACAACCCGCCCAAACTTCTGCTTGTGGGGATGACATACAATGGAAGGGAAGTTGCCTCCTTGTTGAGTGCCCGGCTGATGATTTATTTTATACCCGGATGCATTTTCGCTAAAGTGCTGGATAGCCATCACGTCGAGGCGGCCCGATGGATCTGCAACGGGGAAGCCCAGGAACAGACGGTTGTCGAAACAGAGAATACTTTGATACTGGGGTTTCCGCCGGATACCCGGGGAATTGAAGCCCTCGATGGGTCAACTAAACCCGAAATTATCAGTGTGGAATCGGTTTGTCGAAATGACGCTCGTATCACTCATTTGAATTTTATAGCTTCCAATTACCATGAAATTGATTTGACCGAGGCGGACATTGTTATTTCGGGTGGCAATGGAGCCGGAGACAGTCGAACCTATGAGCAATTGTGGGAACTGGGAGAATTGATGGAGGTTCCGGTCGGCGGATCGAGAATGGCTCAGGATAAAGGATGGATATCTTCGGATCGAATGGTCGGCGCCAGTGGAAAAATTCTTCGATCTAGTTTGTATCTTGCGTTTGGAATATCCGGGGCGATTCAGCATGTTATGGGCATTAAGGACTGTAAAAAGATCGTGGCAGTCAATACGGATTCGAATGCGGACATAATGAAAATAGCGGATTTAGCGGCCGTGGGTGATGTGCATAAAATATTACCGGATTTGATTCGAAAACTTCGGGAACGTAAAGAGCTTCACAAAAAACAGGGTTGA
- a CDS encoding mycofactocin system FadH/OYE family oxidoreductase 2, whose protein sequence is MSKRFKHLFSPIEIGNVRLRNRIVFPAHLTNLAERGLPSERLSYYYAERAKGGCGLIITEEQTVHPTDRAYEKLIDVFDESVLPGYRLMTNWVHQYGAKIFAQINHNGAQGSSIHTALPVWGPSPIPDPLFREVPKQMDKIEIRQLVSSYARSASLVKEGGFDGLEFQGSHSSILRQFLSPLSNQREDEYGGNPENRFRLVREIAEAVRCEVGSDFVVGIRLSGEEFVDGGLGVPDVVAIAKKVDESGLFDYINTSVGIATHALFMVEGTMAMPPGYSVYMTSAIRRAVNIPVISVGRIKDPTHAEKILQEGHADLVGMVRAQISDPEFANKAFNGQDDSIRMCLSCNQDCIGRVGINRSIGCIQNPAAGNEKKWGVGRNVRTDTPKKVIVIGGGPAGMEAACIAAKRGHRVTLIEQNDELGGQALVAGRLPYRSEFGDVVRNLTNALNDTEVDVRLSRIICAADILREMPDVVIAATGSIFQKPGIEGCDQENVFTLWDILTKKPALGSNLVMIDQIGFHQSTGTAEMLADQGKTVEVISPSLYVGQDLGRTLDLELWYKRVREKGVTLSPNYSLIGIKENTVTAIHNYSGKVRQWDGIDQVVLATPNQANDELYLALKGKIKELYRIGDCLAPRRVDSAIRDGFRVGIQL, encoded by the coding sequence ATGTCAAAACGGTTTAAACATTTATTCAGTCCGATTGAAATCGGGAATGTAAGATTACGAAATCGCATTGTATTTCCGGCGCACCTGACCAATCTTGCGGAGCGTGGGTTGCCCAGCGAACGACTTTCCTATTATTACGCTGAACGCGCTAAAGGCGGTTGCGGGTTGATTATTACGGAAGAGCAGACGGTGCATCCTACAGATCGGGCCTATGAAAAACTTATTGATGTGTTTGATGAATCGGTTTTGCCCGGATACCGGTTGATGACGAATTGGGTTCATCAGTACGGCGCGAAAATCTTTGCTCAAATCAATCATAACGGCGCACAGGGGTCGAGCATTCATACAGCACTGCCGGTGTGGGGACCCTCTCCCATTCCGGATCCACTTTTCCGGGAAGTGCCCAAACAGATGGACAAGATTGAAATCCGGCAGTTGGTTTCATCCTATGCCCGGTCGGCCTCACTGGTCAAAGAAGGGGGGTTTGACGGACTGGAATTTCAGGGATCGCATTCATCAATTTTGAGGCAGTTTCTGTCGCCCCTGAGTAATCAACGAGAAGATGAATACGGTGGAAACCCCGAAAACAGGTTCCGGCTGGTTCGAGAAATTGCAGAGGCCGTTCGATGTGAAGTCGGATCTGATTTTGTCGTCGGTATTCGGCTTTCCGGTGAGGAATTTGTAGACGGAGGGCTTGGGGTTCCGGATGTGGTTGCTATTGCGAAAAAAGTGGATGAATCGGGTTTGTTTGATTACATCAATACCAGCGTGGGGATCGCTACCCATGCCCTTTTCATGGTTGAGGGGACCATGGCGATGCCTCCCGGTTACAGCGTTTATATGACGTCGGCCATTCGAAGGGCCGTGAATATTCCCGTAATTTCGGTCGGACGAATCAAGGACCCGACGCATGCTGAAAAAATTCTGCAGGAGGGACATGCCGATCTGGTAGGGATGGTGCGGGCTCAAATCAGTGATCCGGAGTTTGCCAATAAGGCATTCAACGGTCAGGATGATTCGATTCGCATGTGTCTTTCCTGCAACCAGGATTGTATCGGTCGGGTGGGAATCAATCGAAGCATTGGATGTATCCAGAATCCGGCCGCAGGTAATGAAAAGAAATGGGGAGTCGGTAGAAACGTACGTACGGATACCCCGAAGAAGGTTATAGTTATCGGCGGCGGGCCGGCCGGAATGGAAGCAGCGTGCATAGCCGCAAAGCGAGGCCATCGGGTGACGTTGATCGAACAAAATGATGAACTCGGGGGTCAGGCGCTTGTTGCCGGGCGCTTGCCGTACAGATCCGAATTTGGAGATGTTGTCAGAAATCTTACCAATGCTCTGAATGATACCGAAGTCGATGTCCGGCTGTCCCGAATAATATGCGCGGCGGACATATTGAGGGAAATGCCCGATGTGGTCATTGCCGCTACAGGCTCAATTTTTCAGAAGCCCGGTATCGAAGGCTGTGATCAGGAAAATGTGTTTACCCTGTGGGATATTCTGACAAAAAAACCTGCATTGGGATCAAATCTTGTAATGATCGATCAGATCGGGTTCCACCAGTCGACCGGAACTGCGGAAATGCTGGCCGATCAAGGGAAAACTGTCGAGGTCATTTCTCCCTCTCTCTATGTGGGGCAGGACCTTGGCAGAACCCTTGATCTTGAGCTCTGGTATAAGCGGGTCCGGGAAAAGGGTGTGACGCTTTCCCCGAATTATTCCCTGATTGGAATCAAGGAAAATACGGTCACGGCGATCCACAATTATTCGGGAAAAGTCAGACAATGGGATGGGATTGATCAAGTGGTGCTGGCAACTCCGAACCAGGCAAACGATGAATTGTATCTCGCACTGAAAGGCAAAATAAAGGAATTATATCGTATCGGGGATTGTCTTGCGCCCAGAAGGGTTGATTCGGCAATAAGGGACGGGTTCAGGGTGGGTATACAACTATAA
- a CDS encoding FAD-dependent oxidoreductase, which translates to MKQSSKILSQKKIGEKIVKNRIVFGPHRTNFAENHKPGESHVRYYEMRAKGGAGMIVIEGAVVHPSDYPYEKAIFAFRDDVIPAYRRIAMAVQKHGSIVLAQLNHFGGQADSSLSRSEIWAPSATPEVNSGEISKIMEKEDIQEVLKGFVSATLRMKESGIDGVEINAGQLSLLRQFLSPLSNFRTDEYGGDMNRRARFAKEVLENVRHAAGPGFIVGMRLCGDEYAPWGGLTPQDCGEIGAYLCENGWVDYLAVEVGGPYSVHMTRASMRYPEDYAVQPARIMAEAVNIPVCATGSIVSLDSAERVLTDGIELVEMTRALIADPSFGIKIKSNLMDDIRPCILCNQDCYIYSGMNPTLKCAVNPEVGKTNIKFKADISEGKLKRVVVVGAGPGGLQAAVTAAERGHKVILFEREKEPGGRVKLLSKIEGCGRYGQIIKYLERCALRSGVEFNLGYNADEEMIIKQYPDVVIVAEGRQRPPIPFEIEAGADIKWPEDIISGQDAGENVLIIDLEGAWQAVGVALALNDGVRKIQIVTSDLFISSQLSKNGEFINWYQQACQKGIEFIPQTQVIRVKGTTVDLKDKYSREFWSLSRIDTFVLAAPGYPNYRLYDALVGKGFEILAVGDCVAPRNVSAAIWEGYRAGSTI; encoded by the coding sequence GTGAAGCAATCCAGTAAGATATTGAGCCAGAAAAAAATTGGGGAAAAAATAGTCAAAAATCGGATCGTCTTTGGCCCCCACAGGACAAATTTTGCTGAAAACCATAAGCCCGGAGAATCTCATGTGAGATATTACGAAATGCGGGCGAAAGGTGGGGCGGGGATGATTGTAATTGAAGGCGCTGTGGTTCATCCATCCGATTATCCGTATGAAAAAGCGATTTTCGCCTTTAGAGACGATGTGATTCCTGCGTATCGACGGATTGCTATGGCTGTTCAAAAACATGGCTCAATTGTTTTGGCACAATTGAATCATTTCGGCGGCCAGGCAGACAGCAGTTTATCCCGTTCTGAAATATGGGCGCCTTCGGCAACACCGGAAGTCAATTCTGGCGAAATTTCTAAAATAATGGAAAAAGAAGACATTCAGGAAGTTCTCAAGGGATTTGTATCGGCGACACTTCGTATGAAGGAATCCGGTATTGACGGCGTGGAAATTAATGCCGGTCAGTTGTCTCTGTTGCGTCAATTCCTTTCCCCACTGAGCAATTTTCGAACGGATGAATACGGCGGCGACATGAACCGACGCGCGCGGTTTGCCAAAGAGGTTCTGGAAAATGTTCGTCATGCAGCAGGTCCCGGCTTTATTGTCGGTATGCGGTTATGCGGCGATGAGTATGCGCCATGGGGCGGCTTGACGCCCCAAGATTGCGGGGAAATCGGGGCATACCTTTGTGAAAATGGATGGGTGGATTATCTGGCTGTGGAAGTAGGCGGCCCGTACAGCGTTCATATGACACGGGCATCCATGCGATACCCTGAAGATTATGCGGTCCAGCCCGCCAGAATAATGGCAGAGGCGGTGAATATACCTGTGTGCGCAACCGGAAGCATTGTTTCTCTCGACAGTGCGGAACGAGTTTTGACTGACGGAATCGAACTTGTCGAAATGACCCGTGCGTTGATTGCCGATCCATCATTCGGAATTAAAATAAAATCTAATCTCATGGATGACATCCGACCTTGTATCCTTTGCAACCAGGATTGCTACATTTATTCGGGAATGAATCCGACGTTGAAATGTGCGGTTAATCCTGAAGTCGGCAAAACAAACATCAAATTCAAAGCGGACATATCCGAGGGTAAATTAAAACGGGTTGTAGTGGTGGGCGCTGGCCCGGGGGGCTTGCAGGCGGCTGTCACTGCGGCTGAAAGAGGACATAAGGTAATTCTTTTTGAACGTGAAAAGGAACCGGGCGGTCGGGTGAAGTTACTTTCAAAAATAGAAGGATGCGGGCGATACGGTCAAATAATCAAATATCTGGAACGGTGTGCCCTTCGATCGGGGGTTGAATTTAATTTGGGATATAATGCTGATGAGGAAATGATCATCAAGCAATATCCGGATGTTGTAATTGTTGCTGAGGGAAGACAAAGGCCTCCGATTCCATTCGAGATAGAAGCCGGCGCTGATATCAAATGGCCTGAAGATATTATTTCAGGACAGGATGCCGGAGAAAATGTTCTGATTATTGATTTGGAGGGCGCATGGCAGGCTGTCGGCGTCGCATTGGCTTTGAATGACGGCGTTCGGAAGATACAAATTGTAACCTCTGATTTATTTATATCGTCTCAATTGAGCAAAAATGGAGAATTTATAAACTGGTATCAACAGGCATGCCAAAAAGGAATTGAATTTATCCCTCAAACACAGGTGATACGGGTCAAGGGAACGACCGTTGATCTTAAGGATAAATACAGCCGGGAATTTTGGTCTTTGAGCAGAATCGATACGTTCGTGTTGGCAGCACCGGGCTATCCGAATTATCGCTTGTACGATGCTCTGGTTGGAAAGGGCTTTGAAATTCTGGCAGTTGGAGACTGCGTTGCGCCAAGAAATGTCAGCGCAGCCATTTGGGAAGGATACCGAGCAGGTTCAACGATCTGA
- the mftA gene encoding variant-type mycofactocin precursor, whose protein sequence is MSELINKNISCPEEIDNTKENKDQIEGIEEVEIEELAIDGICGVY, encoded by the coding sequence ATGTCGGAACTGATTAATAAAAACATTTCATGCCCGGAAGAAATCGATAACACCAAAGAAAACAAGGATCAGATTGAAGGGATTGAGGAAGTAGAAATAGAAGAACTCGCAATTGATGGCATATGCGGGGTTTATTAA
- a CDS encoding aldehyde ferredoxin oxidoreductase C-terminal domain-containing protein yields MTILKVDMSQKNLISEAFPKDVVVGGRGMIAYLMTEYCPPTAHPLSEESIFVLAPGLLGGTAAPQINRISVGGKSPLTGGIKEANSGGTIAFALSRLGLRAVMVSGKADEWQILKITKEGAFLEPAGDIVGLKNYDTCDRLRERYGNKIAVACIGPAGEMGMAAATVAVTDMEGRPSRHCGRGGLGAVMGAKKLKAVVVDDAGGKLRQPARKDEFREAAQQAVKHIKEFLFTPFFHAIGTHGSTQEDSDRGSLPSYNHRSGSFDKVANINHEKYIELVDSRGGVKGHGCMPGCVIKCSTVFNDKDGKFVTAGFEYETVGLLGSNLGIDDLDEITRMERKCDDYGVDTIEVGATIGILNDVGLFEFGDSVKAKDYIDEIGKGSPMGRILGSGSLATGKAYGIDRIPAVKGQAIPAHAARSLKGWGVTYATSPMGGDHTAGLVADDPLSPVGQVERSRNAQIFHAALDSAGFCMFTFMPPVIAAALISSFYGVDWTADDYLEMGKEVLRKERAFNINAGISKEADGLPDWMTKEPLPPTNAVWDVPREEYMNLFNF; encoded by the coding sequence ATGACAATATTAAAAGTCGATATGAGCCAAAAGAATTTGATTTCTGAGGCTTTTCCAAAAGATGTTGTCGTAGGGGGCCGTGGGATGATTGCGTATCTCATGACGGAGTACTGTCCCCCGACTGCTCATCCACTTTCGGAGGAAAGCATATTTGTTCTGGCTCCCGGATTGCTGGGTGGGACGGCGGCTCCACAGATCAATCGGATTTCGGTCGGGGGAAAAAGTCCCCTAACAGGCGGAATCAAAGAAGCCAATTCCGGTGGAACGATTGCCTTTGCTCTGAGTCGGTTGGGCTTGCGGGCTGTGATGGTCTCAGGAAAAGCAGATGAATGGCAGATTTTGAAAATAACAAAAGAAGGTGCTTTCCTGGAGCCGGCCGGAGATATCGTTGGATTAAAAAATTATGATACCTGCGATCGTCTGCGGGAACGCTATGGAAACAAGATAGCTGTTGCGTGTATCGGACCGGCCGGTGAAATGGGGATGGCCGCTGCTACCGTAGCCGTGACGGACATGGAAGGAAGACCTTCCCGACACTGCGGACGGGGTGGACTCGGCGCCGTAATGGGTGCGAAAAAACTCAAAGCGGTTGTTGTGGATGATGCCGGTGGAAAGCTTCGGCAGCCGGCACGAAAGGATGAGTTTCGGGAAGCGGCTCAGCAGGCAGTAAAACATATCAAGGAATTTTTGTTTACGCCTTTTTTTCACGCGATCGGGACCCATGGATCAACCCAGGAAGACAGCGACCGGGGCAGTCTTCCTTCTTATAATCATCGGTCGGGAAGCTTCGATAAAGTCGCCAATATAAACCATGAAAAATATATCGAACTGGTCGACAGTCGTGGCGGCGTCAAAGGGCATGGATGCATGCCGGGTTGTGTAATTAAGTGTTCGACCGTTTTTAATGATAAAGACGGCAAATTCGTTACGGCGGGGTTTGAATACGAGACCGTCGGTCTGCTGGGATCTAATCTTGGTATCGATGATCTGGATGAAATTACTCGTATGGAACGTAAATGCGATGATTACGGTGTCGATACCATCGAGGTGGGGGCAACTATCGGTATATTGAATGATGTCGGCCTGTTTGAATTTGGAGATTCCGTTAAGGCAAAAGATTACATAGACGAAATCGGCAAAGGAAGTCCCATGGGCAGAATACTGGGAAGTGGTTCTCTTGCTACGGGCAAAGCCTATGGAATCGATCGTATTCCGGCGGTCAAGGGCCAGGCGATTCCGGCACATGCCGCCAGATCCCTTAAAGGATGGGGCGTAACGTATGCCACTAGCCCCATGGGCGGTGATCATACCGCGGGCCTGGTAGCCGATGACCCCCTGTCCCCTGTGGGTCAGGTCGAACGATCCAGAAATGCGCAGATATTTCATGCCGCATTGGATTCTGCCGGATTTTGCATGTTTACCTTTATGCCGCCGGTGATTGCCGCAGCATTGATCAGTTCGTTTTATGGGGTCGACTGGACGGCGGATGATTATCTCGAAATGGGAAAAGAGGTCCTCAGAAAAGAAAGAGCGTTTAACATCAACGCCGGTATCAGTAAAGAAGCAGACGGGCTTCCGGATTGGATGACAAAAGAGCCTCTGCCGCCGACCAATGCCGTGTGGGATGTGCCGAGAGAAGAGTATATGAATCTGTTTAACTTTTAG
- a CDS encoding MFS transporter: MGQENQSYKWVMIIIACFFAIIDMSTLSIFSMTGGEITKQLGVTAEYANSFGPWGCLGLFGIWSVGQVVGFLLGGPLYDKIGFRKTLLIAGICLVVPQFAIPYISSFWMVWFLRLVQGLCNVAFVPLVVTSIGWFGAEKSTLAMGFLIGCLLAGGTIGNFLASLAPYPGNYYLVGVLCVISIVLALILGKESPTAVGSTMVEAEGKAAQEETVGLGTVLALKETWILALTLLCGTLMLYPFFAGFGQFALENGVTKSQLAGGSLALTILFVVCAIISGAVTTSMSKNMNPLKAQSAVVMTGFLIMIVGSVLMATLGTRGGFLNWFISCLVIFPLGMGVMMPTFNVMPPLVFNPKVAGTGTGVVTFVGNIVNWATPGIWLGLVVTIGWKGYWFLITPFMIIGFFLVYNIYRRA; the protein is encoded by the coding sequence ATGGGACAGGAAAATCAAAGCTATAAATGGGTCATGATCATAATAGCATGCTTTTTTGCTATTATTGATATGTCTACACTTTCGATTTTTTCGATGACGGGTGGGGAAATTACCAAACAGTTGGGCGTTACGGCTGAATATGCAAATTCCTTTGGTCCGTGGGGTTGCTTGGGATTATTCGGTATATGGTCCGTGGGGCAGGTGGTCGGTTTTCTTCTCGGGGGACCATTGTATGATAAGATCGGTTTTAGAAAAACATTGCTGATTGCCGGAATTTGTCTGGTGGTGCCGCAATTTGCCATCCCGTATATTTCCAGCTTTTGGATGGTATGGTTCCTGCGGTTGGTGCAGGGATTATGCAATGTTGCATTTGTGCCGCTGGTGGTGACCTCAATCGGGTGGTTTGGTGCTGAAAAGAGTACGTTGGCCATGGGATTTCTCATCGGGTGTCTGCTTGCCGGCGGGACGATCGGAAATTTTCTGGCTTCGTTGGCACCGTATCCGGGCAATTATTATCTGGTTGGCGTATTGTGCGTCATCTCAATTGTGCTGGCACTGATACTAGGAAAAGAGTCTCCGACCGCTGTGGGTTCCACCATGGTAGAGGCGGAAGGGAAAGCGGCTCAGGAAGAAACCGTTGGACTGGGAACGGTCCTGGCATTGAAGGAAACTTGGATTCTGGCTCTGACGCTGTTGTGCGGAACGCTCATGTTGTACCCGTTTTTTGCCGGTTTTGGCCAATTCGCGCTTGAAAACGGGGTAACCAAAAGCCAGCTGGCTGGCGGATCATTGGCATTGACGATTCTGTTTGTAGTGTGCGCGATTATATCCGGTGCCGTTACAACGTCCATGTCTAAAAATATGAATCCGTTAAAGGCACAGTCAGCGGTCGTTATGACGGGTTTTTTGATCATGATCGTTGGTTCCGTTCTCATGGCGACGTTGGGTACCAGGGGTGGTTTTTTAAACTGGTTTATATCCTGTTTGGTGATTTTCCCGTTAGGTATGGGCGTCATGATGCCGACTTTTAACGTGATGCCGCCGCTGGTGTTTAACCCAAAAGTAGCTGGAACCGGGACCGGGGTTGTAACTTTTGTCGGAAATATCGTTAACTGGGCAACCCCCGGTATCTGGCTCGGACTTGTTGTCACGATTGGATGGAAAGGCTACTGGTTTCTGATAACGCCGTTTATGATCATTGGCTTTTTCCTGGTGTACAACATTTACCGACGGGCTTAG